In Streptomyces durocortorensis, a genomic segment contains:
- a CDS encoding ABC transporter substrate-binding protein, which produces MLKKIATGVSVLLLATLTACGSGSTSGKDGESGADGKITMGFAQVGAESGWRTANTKSVQQSAKTAGVELKFSDAQQKQENQIKAIRSYIQQKVDVIAFSPVVETGWDAVLLEAKRARIPVILTDRAVDSDDDTLYETFLGSDFVEEGEKAGEWLVENTKGPVNVVELQGTTGAAPAIDRKKGFEEKIAVRPDIKIRASQSGDFTRSGGKQVMEAFLRSNPDVDVVYAHNDDMGLGAIEAIKAAGKKPGQDIKIITVDAVKDGMQALADGEINYIVECNPLLGDQLMDLAKKVVDGEKVPKRVVTEETTFTPEQAKKALPDRQY; this is translated from the coding sequence GTGTTGAAGAAGATCGCCACAGGCGTCAGCGTTCTGCTGCTCGCCACACTGACGGCGTGTGGCTCGGGCAGCACCTCGGGCAAGGACGGTGAAAGCGGCGCGGACGGCAAGATCACCATGGGCTTCGCGCAGGTCGGCGCTGAGAGCGGCTGGCGTACGGCCAACACCAAGTCCGTCCAGCAGTCCGCGAAGACCGCGGGCGTCGAGCTGAAGTTCTCCGACGCTCAGCAGAAGCAGGAGAACCAGATCAAGGCCATCCGCTCCTACATCCAGCAGAAGGTCGATGTGATCGCCTTCAGCCCGGTGGTGGAGACCGGCTGGGACGCGGTGCTACTGGAGGCCAAGCGGGCCCGCATCCCCGTGATCCTGACCGACCGCGCGGTCGACTCCGACGACGACACCCTGTACGAGACGTTCCTCGGCTCCGACTTCGTCGAGGAGGGCGAGAAGGCGGGCGAGTGGCTCGTCGAGAACACCAAAGGCCCCGTCAACGTGGTGGAACTGCAGGGCACCACCGGCGCCGCGCCCGCCATCGACCGCAAGAAGGGCTTCGAGGAGAAGATCGCCGTACGCCCCGACATCAAGATCAGGGCTTCCCAGAGCGGTGACTTCACCCGCTCCGGCGGCAAGCAGGTCATGGAGGCCTTCCTGCGCTCCAACCCCGACGTCGACGTCGTCTACGCCCACAACGACGACATGGGCCTGGGTGCCATCGAAGCCATCAAGGCCGCCGGCAAGAAGCCCGGCCAGGACATCAAGATCATCACTGTTGACGCCGTCAAGGACGGTATGCAGGCGTTGGCCGACGGGGAGATCAACTACATCGTCGAATGCAATCCGCTCCTCGGCGACCAGCTCATGGACCTCGCCAAGAAGGTCGTGGACGGCGAGAAGGTCCCCAAGCGGGTGGTCACCGAGGAGACCACCTTCACGCCCGAGCAGGCGAAGAAGGCCCTGCCCGACCGGCAGTACTGA
- the araA gene encoding L-arabinose isomerase, which produces MNTTTQPQIWFLTGSQHLYGAETLNQVAEQSARIQEMLAASGRIGADIVGKPVLTEASAIRRTLEAANTDPACVGVIAWMHTFSPAKMWISGLDALRKPLLHLHTQLNRELPWSSIDMDFMNLNQAAHGDREFGYIQTRIGVARKTVVGHVSDPVVVRRVDDWGRAAIGFHRMRNLRLARFGDNMRDVAVTEGDKVEAELRFGVSVNTYGVNDLVELVDAVTVGEIDDLVDEYSELYNLAPELMRNGDRHSSLRYAAAIEAGLRRFLVRGDFGAFTTNFEDLGGLRQLPGLAVQRLMADGYGFGGEGDWKTSALLAAAKAMGPRASFMEDYTYHFGPGTPRTLGAHMLEVCPSIADAQPSCEIHPLSIGGREDPVRLVFDAAAGPATVIGLADMGDRFRLVANDIDVVLPDEPLPCLPVARAVWEPRPSLSTAAECWLMAGGPHHTVLTAVGSDVLRDFAQMAGTELVMIDDTTTAHDFADRLRWNQAYHRLAQRL; this is translated from the coding sequence ATGAACACCACAACCCAGCCGCAGATCTGGTTCCTGACGGGAAGTCAGCATCTGTACGGTGCCGAGACCCTGAACCAGGTCGCGGAGCAGTCGGCCAGGATCCAGGAGATGCTGGCCGCTTCCGGACGGATCGGCGCCGACATCGTGGGAAAGCCGGTGCTGACCGAGGCCTCCGCCATCAGGCGGACACTGGAGGCCGCCAACACCGACCCGGCCTGTGTCGGGGTGATCGCGTGGATGCACACCTTCTCTCCCGCGAAGATGTGGATCTCCGGGCTCGACGCGTTGCGCAAGCCACTGCTGCACCTGCACACCCAGCTCAACCGGGAACTGCCGTGGTCGTCCATCGACATGGACTTCATGAACCTCAACCAGGCCGCCCACGGCGACCGTGAGTTCGGCTACATACAGACCCGCATCGGGGTGGCCCGCAAGACCGTGGTGGGTCATGTATCCGATCCGGTGGTGGTCAGGCGGGTCGATGACTGGGGCCGGGCGGCCATCGGCTTCCACCGCATGCGCAATCTCCGCCTGGCGCGCTTCGGCGACAACATGCGCGACGTTGCCGTGACCGAGGGCGACAAGGTGGAGGCGGAGCTCCGGTTCGGCGTCAGCGTCAACACCTACGGCGTCAACGATCTTGTTGAACTCGTCGACGCCGTGACCGTCGGCGAGATCGACGATCTCGTCGACGAGTACTCCGAACTCTACAATCTCGCACCGGAGTTGATGCGAAACGGCGATCGTCACTCCTCACTGCGCTACGCGGCCGCCATCGAGGCCGGCCTGCGTCGCTTCCTCGTCCGGGGCGACTTCGGCGCCTTCACCACCAACTTCGAGGACCTCGGCGGACTGCGGCAGCTGCCCGGCCTGGCCGTCCAGCGCCTCATGGCCGACGGTTACGGCTTCGGCGGCGAGGGCGACTGGAAGACCTCCGCACTGCTCGCCGCCGCGAAGGCCATGGGCCCGCGGGCTTCGTTCATGGAGGATTACACGTACCACTTCGGGCCCGGCACGCCCAGGACCCTCGGTGCGCACATGCTGGAGGTGTGTCCCTCGATCGCTGACGCCCAGCCGTCCTGTGAGATCCACCCCCTGTCGATCGGAGGGCGTGAGGACCCCGTGCGCCTGGTGTTCGACGCCGCCGCCGGCCCCGCCACGGTGATCGGTCTGGCCGACATGGGCGACCGTTTCCGGCTCGTGGCCAACGACATTGATGTTGTGTTGCCGGATGAGCCGCTGCCGTGCCTGCCGGTGGCTCGGGCGGTGTGGGAGCCTCGGCCCTCGCTGTCCACAGCGGCCGAGTGCTGGCTGATGGCCGGCGGCCCGCACCACACGGTCCTCACCGCGGTGGGGTCGGACGTGCTGCGTGACTTCGCGCAGATGGCCGGTACTGAGCTGGTGATGATCGACGACACCACGACGGCCCATGACTTCGCGGACCGTCTGCGCTGGAACCAGGCCTACCACCGGCTAGCCCAGCGGCTGTGA
- a CDS encoding L-ribulose-5-phosphate 4-epimerase has translation MMGAVDSVKHLRQIVADLHRELTRYGLVIWTAGNVSARVPGEDLMVIKPSGVSYDDLSPDTMVVTDLHGNLVEGELAPSSDTAAHAYVYRHMPEVGGVVHTHSPYATAWAARGEPIPCVLTMIADEFGGEIPVGPFALIGDDSIGRGIVDTLRDSRSPAVLMRSHGPFTVGRDARSAVKAAVMVEDVARTVHFAHQLGTPDAIDAAAVDRLYERYQNVYGQ, from the coding sequence ATGATGGGCGCCGTCGACAGCGTGAAGCACCTCCGGCAGATCGTCGCTGACCTGCACCGCGAACTGACGCGATACGGGCTGGTGATCTGGACCGCCGGAAACGTCTCGGCCCGCGTTCCGGGGGAGGATCTCATGGTCATCAAGCCCTCCGGCGTGTCCTACGACGACCTGAGCCCGGACACCATGGTCGTGACCGACCTGCACGGCAACCTGGTGGAAGGCGAGCTGGCGCCGTCCTCGGACACCGCCGCCCACGCCTACGTCTACCGGCACATGCCCGAGGTCGGCGGCGTGGTTCACACGCACTCGCCCTACGCCACCGCCTGGGCCGCGCGTGGCGAACCCATCCCGTGTGTCCTGACCATGATCGCCGACGAGTTCGGCGGCGAGATCCCGGTCGGCCCCTTCGCGCTCATCGGCGACGACTCCATCGGACGCGGCATCGTGGACACGCTCCGTGACAGCCGCTCGCCCGCCGTCCTCATGCGCAGCCACGGCCCCTTCACCGTCGGCCGCGACGCGCGTTCGGCCGTGAAGGCGGCCGTCATGGTCGAGGACGTGGCCCGCACCGTCCATTTCGCCCACCAGCTAGGTACCCCGGACGCCATCGACGCGGCCGCCGTGGACCGGCTCTACGAGCGCTACCAGAACGTCTACGGCCAGTGA
- a CDS encoding substrate-binding domain-containing protein has product MQVEDASAAARVREPAMTDVARLAGVSHQTVSRVLNGHPNVREQTRLRVRAAITELGYRPNRAARTLVTGRSQQIGVVAQNSTLYGPTSMLAAFELAAAAQGFAVSVRRVRVLDRSSIAAAVEHHRDQRVAGIVVIAPTASADEALAEIPADVPLVAVDGDPDRGGALVTVDQEAGAFAATRHLLDAGHQTVWHISGPPDWFDAAGRVRGWQRALREAGAEIPPVSSADWSASSGYRAGQMLARMPDVTAVFAANDHLALGAIRAMAERGRCVPGDVSIVGFDDVPEAEFFSPPLTTVRPDFDGVATETLGLLLARIEGESGPSLRTLNPTLIPRESVAVPRG; this is encoded by the coding sequence ATACAGGTGGAGGACGCCTCGGCGGCTGCCCGGGTACGCGAACCGGCGATGACGGATGTGGCGCGGCTTGCCGGGGTCTCCCACCAGACGGTCTCCCGCGTCCTCAACGGGCACCCCAACGTCCGGGAGCAGACGCGGCTGAGAGTGCGTGCCGCGATCACTGAGCTGGGATACCGGCCCAACCGCGCCGCGCGCACCCTGGTGACCGGCCGGTCCCAGCAGATCGGCGTGGTGGCGCAGAACTCGACCCTGTACGGGCCCACCTCGATGCTGGCCGCCTTCGAGCTGGCCGCCGCGGCCCAGGGCTTCGCGGTGAGCGTGCGACGGGTGCGCGTCCTTGACCGCTCCTCCATCGCCGCGGCGGTGGAACACCACCGCGACCAGCGGGTCGCCGGCATTGTGGTCATCGCTCCCACCGCGTCCGCCGACGAGGCGCTGGCGGAGATTCCGGCCGATGTCCCGCTCGTGGCCGTCGACGGGGACCCCGACCGGGGCGGAGCGCTGGTCACGGTCGACCAGGAGGCGGGAGCCTTCGCCGCCACCCGGCACCTGCTGGACGCGGGGCACCAGACCGTGTGGCACATCTCGGGTCCGCCGGACTGGTTCGACGCCGCGGGCCGGGTGCGCGGATGGCAGCGTGCTCTGCGGGAGGCCGGTGCGGAGATCCCACCCGTCAGTTCCGCGGACTGGAGCGCGTCCTCCGGCTACCGCGCGGGTCAGATGCTGGCCCGCATGCCGGATGTGACCGCGGTGTTCGCGGCCAACGACCATCTGGCCCTCGGTGCCATCCGTGCGATGGCCGAGCGGGGTCGTTGCGTCCCGGGTGACGTGAGCATCGTCGGCTTCGACGACGTGCCCGAGGCCGAGTTCTTCTCGCCCCCGTTGACCACGGTGCGTCCGGACTTCGACGGGGTGGCCACCGAGACCCTCGGTCTTCTGCTGGCCCGGATCGAGGGAGAGTCGGGGCCTTCGCTGCGCACACTCAACCCCACGCTCATTCCGCGGGAGAGCGTCGCGGTTCCGCGCGGCTGA
- a CDS encoding ABC transporter permease, translating into MTRSRLLWPLVALAALVVLNIAFEPSFVELRIQDGHLFGSLVDILRNGAPTLLIAVGMTLVIATRGIDLSVGAVAAIAGAIACTSISGGGDAATAVLLALSVCILLGLWNGFLVSVLGIQPIIATLVLMTAGRGGAMLLTEGQIITVKDPLYRQIGSGFLILPIAILISLAVLTAVALITRRTALGMLIEAVGINPTAGELAGVRSRTIIWTVYVFAGLCAGVAGLMISSNVNAADANSAGLWIEMDAILAVVIGGTSLAGGRYSLAGTMVGALVIQTLTTTVYTIGVPTNVTLVFKAVVVIAVCLLQSPRTTKTLRARRKTAAPTPRSQEVAAG; encoded by the coding sequence ATGACGCGCTCGCGGCTGCTGTGGCCGCTCGTCGCCCTCGCCGCGCTGGTCGTCCTCAACATCGCCTTCGAGCCCTCCTTCGTGGAACTCCGGATCCAGGACGGGCACCTCTTCGGCAGCCTCGTCGACATTCTCCGCAACGGAGCGCCGACGCTCCTGATCGCCGTCGGCATGACCCTGGTCATCGCCACCCGCGGCATCGATCTGTCCGTGGGAGCCGTCGCCGCCATCGCCGGCGCGATCGCCTGCACCTCCATATCCGGCGGCGGGGACGCGGCGACCGCGGTCCTGCTGGCTCTGAGCGTGTGCATCCTGCTCGGGCTGTGGAACGGCTTCCTGGTCTCCGTCCTCGGAATCCAGCCGATCATCGCCACCCTGGTTCTGATGACGGCGGGTCGTGGTGGCGCCATGCTGCTCACCGAGGGCCAGATCATCACCGTCAAGGATCCGCTGTACCGGCAGATCGGCTCAGGCTTCCTCATCCTGCCGATCGCGATCCTGATCAGCCTCGCCGTCCTGACGGCAGTCGCCCTCATCACCCGCCGAACAGCTTTGGGCATGCTTATCGAAGCCGTGGGGATCAATCCCACGGCAGGCGAGCTCGCGGGCGTACGCTCACGCACGATCATCTGGACGGTCTACGTCTTCGCCGGCCTGTGCGCGGGTGTCGCGGGCCTGATGATCAGTTCCAACGTGAACGCCGCCGACGCCAACAGCGCCGGTCTGTGGATCGAGATGGACGCCATCCTCGCTGTCGTCATCGGAGGCACCTCGCTGGCCGGGGGCCGGTACTCCCTCGCCGGGACCATGGTGGGCGCGCTGGTGATCCAGACGCTGACCACCACCGTCTACACCATCGGCGTCCCGACCAACGTCACTCTGGTCTTCAAGGCCGTCGTGGTGATCGCCGTCTGCCTGCTCCAGTCTCCCCGCACGACGAAGACGCTCCGCGCCCGCCGCAAGACCGCAGCTCCTACGCCCCGCTCCCAGGAGGTGGCCGCCGGATGA
- the yjfF gene encoding galactofuranose ABC transporter, permease protein YjfF → MSALALSSARFPQRFLPVVATFAVFTVTFGAGSVRYENFASGQVVANLFVDNSFLIVLAVGMTFVILTGGIDLSVGAVAALSTMIAAATLNAGWPPLLSIITVLGSGATLGLLMGLVIHHFEVQPFIVTLAGMFLARGLCFLISVESVSITEPSFREFAGGAITLPGDITLTYSVVIALAVVLAALYVLHLTRFGRTVYAVGGSESSARLMGLATSRAKVGVYVVSGFCAALGGLLFSLYMLSGYGLHAVGMELDVIAAVVIGGTLLAGGTGYLVGSVVGVLVLGTVQSLISFEGTLSSWWTKIVIGALLLAFIVLQRLIVRRQA, encoded by the coding sequence ATGAGCGCCTTGGCTCTTTCCTCCGCACGCTTTCCCCAGCGTTTCCTGCCCGTGGTCGCCACCTTCGCGGTGTTCACGGTCACCTTCGGGGCCGGGTCGGTCCGCTACGAGAACTTCGCGTCGGGGCAGGTGGTCGCGAACCTGTTCGTCGACAACTCCTTCCTCATCGTCCTCGCGGTGGGCATGACCTTCGTCATCCTGACCGGCGGCATCGATCTCTCGGTCGGCGCGGTCGCCGCCCTCTCGACCATGATCGCCGCGGCCACCCTCAACGCGGGCTGGCCTCCGCTGCTCTCGATCATCACTGTCCTCGGATCGGGCGCCACCCTGGGCCTGCTCATGGGCCTGGTCATCCACCACTTCGAAGTCCAGCCCTTCATCGTCACCCTTGCAGGCATGTTCCTGGCCCGCGGGCTGTGCTTCCTCATCAGTGTCGAATCGGTCTCCATCACCGAACCCTCCTTCCGCGAGTTCGCGGGCGGGGCCATCACGTTGCCGGGTGACATCACCCTGACCTACAGCGTCGTGATCGCTCTGGCCGTGGTCCTGGCCGCCCTGTACGTCCTGCACCTGACGCGCTTCGGCCGGACCGTGTACGCGGTGGGCGGCAGTGAGTCCTCGGCCCGCCTGATGGGCCTGGCCACCAGCCGGGCCAAGGTCGGCGTCTATGTGGTGAGCGGCTTCTGCGCCGCGCTGGGCGGCCTGCTCTTCAGCCTCTACATGCTCTCCGGCTATGGTCTGCACGCCGTCGGCATGGAACTCGACGTCATCGCCGCTGTCGTCATCGGAGGAACCCTCCTGGCAGGCGGGACCGGATACCTGGTGGGTTCAGTGGTGGGGGTGCTGGTCCTCGGCACCGTGCAGTCGTTGATCTCCTTCGAGGGCACCCTCAGTTCCTGGTGGACGAAGATCGTCATCGGCGCTCTCCTGCTCGCCTTCATCGTGCTCCAGCGTCTGATCGTCCGCCGGCAGGCCTGA
- the araB gene encoding ribulokinase: MADEPDSLVVGVDYGTLSGRAVVVRVRDGAELGTGVHAYRHGVIDRSLPATGLSLPADWALQVPEDYLDVLRIAVPTAIADAGVDPARVIGIGTDFTACTMVPTTGDGTPLCDLPELAGNPHAYVKLWRHHAAQPQADRINALARARGEKWLPRYGGLISSEWEFAKALQMLEEAPEVYAAMDRWVEAADWIVWRLTGAYVRNACSAGYKGIRQDGEYPAADFLAELNPAFADFVTEKLDQPIGRLGDRAGGLSAEAAAWTGLPEGIAVAVGNVDAHVTAPAAGAVEPGQLVAIMGTSTCHVLNGDTLREVPGMCGVVDGGIVGGLWGYEAGQSGVGDIFAWYVDHQVPEGYHVQARERGLSVHELLTELAANQKVGEHGLIALDWHSGNRSVLVDHELSGMVLGQTLSTRPEDVYRALLEATAFGTRTIVETFTIAGVPVNELIIAGGLVRNPFLMQLYSDVLGMPLSIIRSAQGPALGSALHAAVAAGAHRDVRAAAAAMGSVDRAVYRPRPEEAAAYDRLFAEYVALHDHFGRGGSDVMRRLRAMRRSAIEPKEK; encoded by the coding sequence ATGGCCGACGAACCTGACTCCCTCGTAGTCGGTGTCGACTACGGCACGCTGTCCGGACGCGCCGTGGTGGTGCGGGTCCGGGACGGTGCCGAGCTGGGCACTGGTGTCCATGCCTACCGTCACGGCGTCATCGACCGGTCCCTGCCCGCGACGGGCCTCAGCTTGCCGGCTGACTGGGCGTTGCAGGTTCCCGAGGACTATCTCGACGTTCTGCGGATCGCCGTACCGACCGCGATCGCGGACGCCGGGGTCGATCCAGCTCGTGTGATCGGGATCGGGACCGACTTCACCGCCTGCACGATGGTGCCGACCACCGGGGACGGAACCCCGCTGTGCGACCTGCCTGAACTCGCCGGGAATCCGCACGCGTACGTCAAGCTCTGGCGCCACCACGCCGCCCAGCCGCAGGCCGACCGGATCAATGCCCTGGCGCGGGCGCGCGGGGAGAAGTGGCTGCCGCGGTACGGAGGACTGATCTCCTCGGAGTGGGAGTTCGCCAAGGCGCTGCAGATGCTGGAGGAGGCGCCCGAGGTGTACGCCGCCATGGACCGGTGGGTGGAGGCCGCCGACTGGATCGTCTGGCGGCTCACCGGGGCGTACGTGCGCAATGCCTGTAGTGCCGGTTACAAGGGGATCCGCCAGGACGGCGAGTACCCCGCCGCGGACTTCCTCGCCGAACTGAACCCCGCCTTCGCCGACTTCGTGACGGAGAAGCTGGATCAGCCCATCGGTCGGCTCGGCGACCGGGCCGGCGGTCTGAGCGCCGAGGCCGCGGCCTGGACCGGGCTGCCGGAGGGCATCGCGGTCGCCGTCGGAAACGTCGACGCACATGTCACCGCCCCGGCGGCCGGGGCCGTGGAGCCCGGTCAGCTGGTCGCGATCATGGGCACATCCACCTGCCACGTCCTCAACGGCGACACCTTGCGCGAGGTCCCCGGCATGTGCGGCGTGGTCGACGGCGGCATCGTCGGCGGGCTGTGGGGTTACGAGGCCGGGCAGAGCGGTGTGGGGGACATCTTCGCCTGGTACGTCGACCACCAGGTCCCCGAGGGCTACCACGTACAGGCTCGGGAACGCGGCCTGTCCGTCCATGAACTGCTCACCGAACTGGCCGCGAACCAGAAGGTCGGTGAGCACGGTCTGATCGCCCTCGACTGGCACAGCGGCAATCGCTCGGTGCTGGTCGACCACGAGCTGTCGGGAATGGTTCTGGGGCAGACCCTCTCCACCCGGCCCGAGGACGTCTACCGTGCTCTGCTCGAGGCCACCGCGTTCGGCACGCGCACGATCGTGGAGACCTTCACCATCGCGGGCGTACCCGTCAACGAACTCATCATCGCCGGCGGCCTGGTGCGCAACCCGTTCCTGATGCAGCTCTACTCCGACGTCCTCGGCATGCCGCTGTCGATCATCCGCTCCGCCCAGGGGCCGGCCCTCGGGTCGGCGCTCCATGCGGCGGTGGCCGCGGGCGCGCACCGCGATGTCCGAGCTGCCGCTGCCGCCATGGGCTCGGTCGACCGAGCCGTCTACCGGCCTCGCCCCGAGGAAGCCGCCGCCTACGACCGGCTCTTCGCCGAGTACGTCGCCCTGCACGACCACTTCGGCCGGGGCGGCAGTGACGTCATGCGCAGACTGCGGGCCATGCGCCGCTCCGCCATCGAACCGAAGGAGAAATGA
- a CDS encoding sugar ABC transporter ATP-binding protein, producing MTDSSALTGAPVVEMRDISVEFPGVKALSGVDFRLLPGEVHALMGENGAGKSTLIKALTGVHPPTTGVIHLHGEPVAFNTPGQAQEAGISTVYQEVNLLPNLSVAENILLGREPRRLGHIDGRTMRARARELLTRVGLSIDPASRLSSHPIAVQQLVAIARALVVDARVLVLDEPTSSLDADEVAELFRIVRVLRDDGVAILFVSHFLDQVYEIADRMTVLRNGSLVGEYLPSEMNHIELVAAMLGRELGVLEEVQRRSEARAPGTAPLLSAVALGRTGAIAPVDLEIHAGEVVGLAGLLGSGRTELARVLFGADRAHTGTLTINGSERRPRGPRAMIAQGVAFCSEDRKAEGVFADLSVRDNLVLALQAARGWARPIPRRASDALVKDYIAKLDIRPADPGAIMSTLSGGNQQKVLLARWLVTRPRLLILDEPTRGIDVGAKAHIQKVVADLAAEGMAVLFISAELEEVVRVSDRVVVLRDRHKVAELTGRDVSVDKIMSVIAAPGDNDTAAVAS from the coding sequence ATGACCGATTCCTCAGCGCTCACCGGCGCCCCGGTGGTCGAGATGCGCGACATCAGCGTCGAGTTCCCCGGCGTCAAGGCTCTCTCGGGCGTCGACTTCCGCCTGCTCCCCGGTGAAGTACACGCTCTGATGGGCGAGAACGGGGCAGGCAAGTCCACCCTCATCAAGGCACTCACCGGCGTACACCCTCCGACAACAGGCGTCATCCACCTGCATGGCGAACCGGTCGCCTTCAACACGCCCGGTCAAGCTCAGGAAGCCGGGATCAGCACCGTTTACCAGGAGGTCAATCTCCTGCCCAACCTCTCGGTGGCGGAGAACATCCTGCTGGGCCGCGAGCCACGCCGACTGGGACACATCGACGGACGGACCATGCGTGCGCGGGCGAGGGAACTGCTCACCCGCGTCGGCCTGTCCATCGACCCCGCCTCTCGTCTGAGCTCCCACCCGATCGCTGTGCAGCAACTCGTGGCGATCGCAAGGGCACTCGTCGTGGACGCACGCGTCCTGGTTCTGGACGAGCCCACCTCCAGCCTTGACGCCGACGAGGTCGCCGAGCTCTTCCGCATCGTGCGCGTGCTGCGCGACGACGGAGTCGCCATCCTGTTCGTCTCCCACTTCCTCGACCAGGTCTACGAGATCGCCGACCGCATGACCGTCCTGCGAAACGGCTCACTCGTCGGCGAATACCTGCCTTCCGAGATGAACCACATCGAACTCGTCGCAGCGATGCTCGGGCGCGAACTGGGAGTGCTGGAGGAGGTGCAACGGCGCTCGGAGGCTCGGGCTCCCGGTACCGCGCCGCTGCTCAGCGCCGTCGCCCTGGGCCGCACCGGAGCGATCGCACCCGTCGACCTGGAGATCCATGCCGGGGAGGTCGTCGGTCTGGCCGGTCTGCTCGGCTCGGGCCGCACGGAACTGGCTCGTGTGCTCTTCGGCGCGGACCGCGCGCATACCGGAACTCTCACGATCAACGGCAGTGAACGCCGCCCCCGCGGCCCCCGGGCGATGATCGCCCAGGGCGTGGCTTTCTGCTCCGAAGACCGCAAGGCCGAGGGAGTCTTCGCCGATCTCAGTGTCCGCGACAACCTCGTGCTCGCCCTGCAGGCCGCCCGGGGGTGGGCACGCCCCATCCCGCGCCGCGCCTCCGACGCTCTGGTGAAGGACTACATAGCGAAGCTGGACATCCGCCCTGCCGACCCCGGCGCCATCATGAGCACCCTTTCCGGCGGAAACCAGCAGAAGGTGCTGCTCGCACGCTGGCTGGTCACCCGGCCCCGGCTGCTCATCCTCGACGAACCCACCCGGGGCATCGACGTCGGCGCCAAGGCGCACATCCAGAAGGTCGTGGCCGATCTCGCGGCGGAGGGAATGGCGGTGCTGTTCATCTCCGCCGAACTGGAGGAAGTGGTACGCGTGTCCGACCGGGTCGTCGTCCTGCGCGATCGCCACAAAGTGGCCGAACTGACCGGGCGGGACGTCTCGGTGGACAAGATCATGTCTGTTATCGCCGCTCCGGGCGACAACGACACCGCGGCGGTGGCCTCATGA
- a CDS encoding secondary thiamine-phosphate synthase enzyme YjbQ, with product MSDSFTTTVLNITTGTAETVTDLTRDCEAFLTRSSAGRDGLLNIFVPHATAGIAVLETGAGSDDDLLSALHHLLPADDRWQHRHGSPGHGRDHVLPALVPPHATLPVIGGRLELGTWQSVCLVDTNKDNADRQVRLSFLG from the coding sequence ATGTCCGATTCCTTCACCACCACCGTCCTGAACATCACCACGGGTACGGCCGAGACCGTCACGGACCTGACCAGGGACTGTGAGGCCTTTCTCACCCGTTCGTCAGCCGGTCGGGACGGCCTGCTGAACATCTTCGTCCCCCACGCCACCGCGGGCATCGCCGTCCTGGAGACGGGCGCGGGCAGCGACGACGACCTCCTGTCCGCCCTCCACCACCTGCTCCCGGCGGACGACCGCTGGCAACACCGCCACGGCAGCCCGGGCCACGGCCGAGATCACGTACTCCCCGCCCTCGTCCCGCCCCACGCCACCCTGCCGGTGATCGGGGGGCGGCTGGAGCTGGGGACGTGGCAGTCGGTGTGTCTGGTGGACACCAACAAGGACAATGCCGACCGTCAAGTGCGGTTGAGCTTCCTGGGCTGA